In Candidatus Contubernalis alkalaceticus, the following proteins share a genomic window:
- the ald gene encoding alanine dehydrogenase, protein MIIGVPKEIKKDENRISVIPGAVSSLVQAGHKVLIQHGAGLGSNISDEEFRKAGGEIVPTLEEVYSQADLIYKVKEPQVEEYDLLREGQILFAFLHLAAESEVTQALIQQKVAAFAYETIEVNDSIPILAPMSEVAGRMATQVGAHFLEKAYGGKGIMLGGVPGVAPAEVTVIGGGIVGVNAAKIAAGMGARVTILDIDTQRLRYLDDLFRGRVLTLASNPYNMALAVARTDLLIGAVLIPGAKAPKLCSEEMIKSMEPGSVIVDVAVDQGGCVETIDRTSCHSDPTYDKFGVLHYAVPNMPGAVPLTSTYALSNVTLPYALELAQKGYLRVIEENSPLSKGLNVFDGKVVHKAVAEALELPFVSACY, encoded by the coding sequence ATGATCATTGGAGTTCCGAAGGAGATAAAAAAAGACGAAAATAGGATAAGTGTAATCCCTGGTGCTGTATCATCTCTTGTCCAGGCCGGTCACAAGGTATTAATTCAGCACGGAGCTGGCCTGGGCAGCAATATAAGCGACGAAGAATTTCGTAAGGCAGGAGGAGAGATCGTGCCTACCCTGGAGGAGGTTTATAGCCAAGCAGATTTAATCTACAAGGTAAAGGAGCCTCAGGTAGAAGAGTACGATCTTTTAAGAGAAGGACAGATTCTGTTTGCTTTTCTTCATTTAGCAGCCGAATCAGAAGTAACGCAGGCACTAATACAGCAAAAAGTAGCTGCTTTCGCTTATGAAACCATAGAGGTAAATGACAGTATTCCCATCCTGGCACCCATGAGTGAAGTGGCAGGACGCATGGCTACCCAGGTTGGAGCACATTTTTTGGAAAAAGCGTATGGTGGAAAAGGAATAATGTTGGGAGGGGTTCCAGGAGTTGCTCCTGCCGAAGTCACCGTTATCGGAGGCGGCATTGTAGGAGTCAATGCTGCAAAAATCGCAGCAGGTATGGGAGCACGTGTAACTATCCTGGACATAGATACTCAAAGATTGCGTTACTTAGACGATTTGTTTAGAGGGCGAGTGCTTACCCTGGCTTCCAATCCATACAATATGGCGTTGGCAGTAGCCAGAACAGACCTGCTTATTGGTGCTGTGCTGATTCCCGGTGCGAAAGCTCCAAAACTTTGCTCGGAAGAAATGATAAAAAGTATGGAGCCAGGTTCAGTCATTGTTGACGTGGCTGTTGACCAGGGAGGATGTGTTGAGACCATTGATCGAACTTCCTGTCACAGCGATCCTACCTATGACAAGTTCGGAGTATTGCATTACGCTGTGCCCAATATGCCTGGGGCTGTCCCTTTGACATCCACTTATGCCTTAAGCAATGTTACACTGCCTTATGCCCTGGAACTGGCCCAAAAAGGTTATTTACGTGTTATTGAGGAGAATTCCCCTCTCTCCAAGGGGTTGAATGTGTTTGATGGTAAAGTGGTACATAAGGCAGTAGCTGAAGCTCTTGAACTGCCTTTTGTTTCCGCCTGCTATTAA
- the tnpC gene encoding IS66 family transposase translates to MSASEQLLEKLENRISQLEQENKKLHDTVEYLTRKLFGKSSEKTSSLPTGQMSLFDEAEIEANPKAPEPDLKEVQGYRRKKFKGQRMELLKDIPRDKRLCTLAEEDRFCEECDTTLLSVGEEFIRTEVEYIPAKVRVIDYYRETFECRTCRKDGKPYMEKSPMPYPVIQHSMASPSTVAWVMHQKFVNALPLYRQEKEWKTLGVNLSRATMSNWILAASRDWLRPLVELMHQKLMQEHYIHADETPVQVMNEVGRKNTTDSYMWLYSSGQHAKHPIRIFEYQPGRSGKYPQEFLKDYEGYLHSDAYSGYKKIPGIIRCLCWAHVRRKFVDALPKDAHRPEATFSSQGIAYCNKLFEIEKNLEKLPSEQRKVERLKQEKPVLEAFWAWIYSTKKKVLPKSKLSEALNYALNHKKELTNYLKDGSCSISNNLAENSIRPFTIGRKNWLFSGSPKGAAASAAVYSIIESAKANGLNPYKYLYFIFSELPGVQFGQHPEFLEDYLPWSQDVQENCK, encoded by the coding sequence GACACGTAAACTTTTCGGGAAAAGCTCTGAGAAGACATCGTCCCTACCCACGGGACAGATGTCTCTTTTTGATGAGGCAGAAATAGAAGCGAATCCGAAGGCCCCAGAACCTGACCTTAAGGAAGTGCAGGGTTATCGAAGAAAGAAATTTAAGGGACAGCGAATGGAGCTATTGAAAGATATCCCTCGCGATAAACGCCTCTGCACTCTTGCTGAAGAAGATCGCTTCTGTGAAGAATGTGACACCACTCTTTTATCAGTTGGTGAAGAATTTATCCGCACCGAAGTTGAGTATATTCCTGCCAAAGTCAGGGTCATTGATTATTACCGTGAAACCTTCGAGTGCCGAACCTGTCGTAAAGATGGAAAACCATACATGGAGAAGTCGCCGATGCCTTATCCGGTAATTCAGCATTCCATGGCGTCTCCATCTACAGTGGCTTGGGTTATGCATCAGAAATTCGTCAATGCCCTTCCCCTTTATCGGCAGGAAAAGGAATGGAAGACACTTGGTGTGAACCTAAGCCGCGCTACCATGTCCAATTGGATTCTGGCTGCATCCCGTGACTGGTTGCGTCCTTTGGTGGAGCTGATGCACCAAAAGCTGATGCAGGAGCATTATATACATGCAGATGAAACGCCCGTGCAAGTAATGAACGAAGTGGGGCGCAAGAACACAACAGATTCCTACATGTGGTTATACAGTTCTGGCCAGCATGCCAAACACCCCATCCGGATCTTCGAGTATCAACCGGGAAGGAGCGGCAAGTACCCGCAGGAGTTCCTGAAAGACTATGAAGGGTATCTCCACTCGGATGCATACTCTGGGTACAAAAAGATTCCAGGAATCATAAGATGCCTGTGCTGGGCACATGTCAGAAGGAAGTTTGTCGATGCACTTCCCAAAGATGCCCATCGACCTGAAGCTACCTTTTCAAGCCAAGGCATTGCCTACTGCAACAAACTTTTTGAGATTGAAAAAAATCTCGAGAAGCTACCAAGTGAACAGCGCAAAGTAGAGCGTCTGAAGCAGGAAAAGCCTGTTTTGGAGGCCTTTTGGGCGTGGATTTATTCCACAAAGAAAAAGGTGCTTCCCAAATCCAAATTGAGCGAAGCCTTGAACTATGCCCTAAACCATAAGAAGGAGCTAACGAATTATCTTAAGGATGGTAGCTGCTCTATTTCCAACAACCTGGCAGAAAACAGTATCCGTCCCTTCACTATTGGACGAAAGAACTGGCTTTTCAGCGGAAGCCCTAAAGGAGCTGCAGCAAGTGCAGCCGTTTACAGTATCATTGAAAGTGCCAAGGCTAATGGCCTAAATCCATACAAATACCTATATTTCATCTTTAGCGAGCTTCCAGGCGTACAGTTTGGGCAACATCCAGAGTTCCTTGAAGATTATCTTCCATGGAGTCAGGATGTCCAGGAAAACTGCAAGTAA
- a CDS encoding UDP-N-acetylmuramoyl-tripeptide--D-alanyl-D-alanine ligase, translating to MKQLIPKIPTIAITGSAGKTTTKEMISSILETKFKIFKSKRNRNFVRCTKNHAKMIKPWHQAVVLEFGMGKGNTGKMHCSYIQPNIGIITNVGSAHFGMFGNNIILTAKAKSELIKYMKPEGILYINNDDVNSKLLQTKDFKGKIFSVGIKNNSDYQAVNIKYLAQGMSFQVKLYNKSEVFFIPSFGRHNVINALFAIAVCHYLKLPPSKMKSGLKKYKIPVRRINRYELPNGLVIIDDSYSANPEATKAAIDVLVELGKNQKKVVIIGSMLELGKYTVKGHMKVGKYLARNKVDKILTFGNEARCIKKGAIKAGFTASNILLFRNRDKMHAGLQKLIEPNTVILLKGSKLMEMHKTLDYLLSVFSK from the coding sequence ATGAAACAGCTCATACCAAAAATACCCACTATTGCCATTACAGGGAGTGCTGGTAAAACGACGACTAAAGAGATGATTTCTTCTATATTAGAAACAAAGTTTAAAATTTTCAAATCAAAAAGAAATAGAAATTTTGTGAGATGTACTAAAAATCATGCTAAGATGATCAAACCATGGCACCAAGCAGTTGTCTTAGAATTCGGAATGGGAAAAGGTAATACAGGCAAAATGCATTGCAGCTATATCCAACCCAATATAGGGATTATTACTAATGTAGGCTCTGCTCATTTTGGTATGTTTGGAAACAACATTATACTAACTGCTAAAGCAAAGTCTGAGCTCATTAAGTATATGAAGCCTGAGGGGATTTTATATATTAATAATGATGATGTAAATTCAAAGTTATTACAGACGAAGGATTTTAAAGGTAAAATCTTCTCTGTTGGCATTAAAAATAATTCAGATTATCAAGCAGTTAATATAAAATATCTGGCTCAGGGAATGTCATTTCAAGTTAAATTATATAACAAAAGTGAAGTTTTTTTTATCCCTTCATTTGGCCGCCATAATGTTATAAATGCCCTATTTGCTATAGCAGTTTGCCATTACCTTAAGCTTCCTCCTTCGAAAATGAAGTCAGGTTTAAAGAAATATAAGATTCCAGTGCGAAGAATAAATCGTTATGAACTTCCTAATGGGTTGGTTATTATCGATGATAGCTATAGTGCTAACCCAGAAGCAACTAAAGCTGCAATTGATGTACTGGTTGAATTGGGAAAAAATCAAAAAAAAGTAGTTATAATAGGAAGTATGCTAGAATTAGGAAAATATACAGTTAAGGGTCATATGAAAGTCGGTAAATACCTGGCTCGAAATAAGGTAGATAAAATTCTAACCTTTGGCAATGAAGCCCGTTGCATCAAAAAGGGTGCAATTAAAGCTGGATTTACTGCTTCTAATATTTTGCTTTTTAGAAACCGTGATAAAATGCACGCAGGCCTACAAAAGCTTATTGAACCGAATACTGTAATTCTTCTTAAAGGATCTAAACTCATGGAAATGCATAAAACGCTAGATTATCTATTAAGTGTTTTTTCAAAATAG
- a CDS encoding D-alanyl-D-alanine carboxypeptidase family protein: MRKTTLAPNAKAAILVQIGPNNKVLFKKRANKKLHIASITKLMTMLIVLDGLDSGEIKWTDMVETSSAAASIYGSRINLKAGEKLSVKNMFKSMIIASGNDAAIALAEHFSGTMNNFADRMNRKAKELGLRNSHFVNSHGLFEDNHYSSALDIAKMAIVSLKREEIIKYSKLKYDYIRRENNQLKKLVNTNRLIGIIPEADGLKTGHTPLAGYCLVATALMDNIRLLAVVLGEPSKAARDKEVIKMLDYGFKAILLKIR; encoded by the coding sequence ATGAGAAAAACTACCCTTGCACCTAATGCAAAGGCTGCCATTTTAGTTCAGATTGGTCCGAATAACAAAGTACTTTTTAAAAAAAGAGCTAATAAAAAGCTTCATATAGCCAGTATCACAAAATTAATGACTATGCTTATAGTTTTGGATGGTTTAGATTCTGGAGAAATAAAATGGACTGACATGGTAGAAACCAGTTCTGCTGCAGCTTCAATATATGGTTCTAGAATTAATTTAAAAGCAGGAGAGAAATTATCTGTAAAAAATATGTTTAAATCGATGATTATTGCTTCAGGTAATGATGCAGCTATTGCTTTGGCTGAACATTTTTCCGGGACTATGAATAATTTTGCAGATAGAATGAATAGAAAAGCTAAGGAGTTAGGTCTTAGAAACTCACACTTTGTGAATTCCCATGGATTATTTGAAGATAATCATTATTCTTCAGCCCTAGATATAGCGAAAATGGCAATTGTGTCACTAAAAAGAGAAGAAATAATAAAATACTCAAAATTAAAATATGATTATATTAGAAGAGAAAATAATCAGTTAAAAAAGCTGGTAAATACTAATAGATTAATAGGAATTATACCTGAAGCAGACGGTTTAAAAACCGGGCATACTCCTTTAGCAGGTTATTGCTTGGTAGCAACTGCTCTCATGGACAATATCAGGCTGTTAGCAGTCGTTTTAGGTGAACCAAGCAAAGCAGCCAGAGATAAAGAAGTGATAAAAATGCTTGATTATGGATTTAAAGCTATCTTATTAAAGATCCGTTAG
- a CDS encoding TetR/AcrR family transcriptional regulator: MPPKTKFEKEVIVEAGLEIAKEKGFSGITARSVANRLRSSVAPIYVNFATIDDLIEAVVQRVFAISEELLAKQKGQSVFEIIGKASLAFARDYPVLFRELSIQPNPYMSSYETIENNMIEAMAEDEAMRGWTIEERKWLLLKMRVFQMGLSVMVANGHVPSWLENQDFENLLMEVGDDLLQVQQLKRRGKLS, from the coding sequence ATGCCGCCAAAAACCAAGTTTGAAAAAGAAGTTATTGTTGAAGCAGGTTTAGAGATCGCTAAAGAAAAGGGTTTTTCCGGAATCACCGCCCGCAGTGTGGCGAATCGCCTTCGCTCCTCAGTTGCCCCCATCTATGTCAACTTCGCCACTATTGATGATTTGATTGAAGCTGTGGTTCAGAGAGTTTTTGCCATATCGGAAGAATTGTTAGCAAAACAAAAAGGACAAAGTGTTTTTGAAATCATAGGGAAAGCCAGCTTAGCTTTCGCCCGGGATTATCCTGTATTGTTTCGTGAATTGTCAATACAGCCAAATCCATATATGTCTTCTTATGAAACCATAGAAAATAACATGATTGAGGCTATGGCTGAGGATGAGGCCATGCGGGGTTGGACTATTGAGGAACGTAAGTGGTTATTATTAAAAATGCGGGTCTTTCAAATGGGACTCTCAGTAATGGTTGCTAACGGCCATGTTCCCTCATGGCTAGAAAATCAAGATTTTGAAAATTTGCTAATGGAAGTGGGAGATGACTTATTGCAAGTGCAGCAATTGAAACGAAGGGGGAAATTGTCATGA
- a CDS encoding phytoene desaturase family protein produces MKKVVIIGGGVAGLSAGIFAQKNGFESVILEKHHTFGGECAGWNRQGYHIDGCIHWLVGTKADTPIRKLWDTVGALDGVDIHEPESFMAVEHDGFIVNFYRDLERLESSWLEISPEDKDIIQEFSRDIKKLHSFSFPVGKPMDMMNIIEKFKYFLSMKDIGTIMQKYDKISVQEFAKKFKHPALREALASFMPEGDYSSSSLIFPLGTFTGGQSSIPKGGSKALALRMAERYLSLGGIVEASCEVMDLDIEDDMVTRISCKNGKSFQADYVIAACDAHVLYERLLKGRYPDSEYQKRFNNPTVYPLASNIYIGIGYEGTMEDIPRTLKFNVNNVDINQNQKPIEHLQMTHYAYEPEFAPKGHTVITLAVNQFQPELDFWEALVIDNEAYAREKERIGRAVIHAMETRFPRMKGKLKLLDVASPQTYNRYCNAYRGAFMAFWPTLRGKSLVHTGRIEGLTNIVLSGQWLQPPGGLPVALITGKDTIMRLCKKEKQPFTGV; encoded by the coding sequence ATGAAGAAGGTAGTTATTATTGGTGGAGGAGTTGCCGGGTTAAGTGCAGGTATCTTTGCCCAAAAAAATGGTTTTGAAAGCGTTATTCTGGAGAAACACCATACTTTTGGTGGAGAGTGTGCTGGTTGGAACCGCCAGGGTTATCACATAGATGGCTGCATACATTGGTTAGTGGGGACAAAAGCAGACACCCCTATCCGCAAGCTTTGGGATACCGTAGGTGCTCTGGATGGAGTGGATATACATGAACCGGAAAGCTTCATGGCTGTTGAGCACGACGGCTTTATAGTAAATTTCTATCGTGACCTTGAACGGCTCGAATCCAGTTGGCTGGAGATATCACCGGAAGACAAAGACATCATCCAGGAGTTTTCAAGGGACATCAAAAAGCTGCATTCCTTTTCTTTCCCGGTTGGAAAGCCAATGGATATGATGAATATAATTGAAAAGTTTAAATACTTCCTATCAATGAAGGATATTGGTACCATTATGCAAAAATATGATAAGATAAGTGTGCAGGAATTTGCCAAGAAATTCAAGCACCCTGCCCTTAGAGAAGCCCTGGCATCTTTTATGCCGGAAGGAGATTATAGCTCCTCATCCCTTATTTTTCCTCTCGGCACCTTTACAGGGGGGCAGTCTTCAATTCCTAAAGGAGGGTCCAAGGCATTGGCTCTCCGCATGGCAGAGCGATATCTCTCACTGGGAGGAATAGTTGAGGCTTCATGTGAAGTTATGGATTTAGATATTGAGGATGACATGGTAACACGTATCAGCTGCAAGAACGGCAAATCCTTCCAGGCCGATTACGTAATTGCAGCCTGCGATGCCCATGTGCTGTATGAGCGGCTGCTCAAGGGGCGTTACCCTGATTCAGAGTATCAGAAAAGGTTTAATAATCCGACTGTCTACCCTCTGGCATCAAATATATATATTGGAATCGGGTATGAGGGTACCATGGAGGATATTCCCCGAACCCTTAAATTTAATGTAAATAATGTGGACATCAACCAAAACCAGAAACCAATTGAGCATTTACAAATGACACACTATGCTTACGAACCAGAATTTGCTCCAAAAGGTCACACCGTAATAACCCTGGCTGTTAATCAGTTCCAGCCGGAATTGGATTTTTGGGAGGCCCTGGTAATAGATAATGAAGCTTACGCCCGGGAAAAAGAACGGATTGGCCGGGCAGTTATCCATGCGATGGAAACTCGTTTCCCACGCATGAAAGGAAAGCTAAAATTGCTTGATGTAGCCAGCCCGCAAACCTACAATCGATATTGCAACGCATATCGAGGTGCCTTCATGGCCTTTTGGCCTACCCTTCGCGGGAAGTCACTGGTCCATACAGGTCGTATTGAGGGTCTGACTAATATAGTATTGAGTGGGCAGTGGCTTCAACCACCGGGAGGTCTTCCCGTAGCACTGATTACCGGAAAAGATACGATTATGCGTCTTTGTAAGAAAGAAAAACAACCGTTTACCGGTGTTTAG